A region of the Paramormyrops kingsleyae isolate MSU_618 chromosome 6, PKINGS_0.4, whole genome shotgun sequence genome:
TTCTCGCTTTTCTTTTCCTTGCTTTAGTGGGCCCTGTGTCTGTGCGTTTGTCTTCCCCTCTGTCCCTGGATGAGATTAGTGAGAAAAACCCCCTGGTGTTCCCTGGGGGGCGCTACAGTCCCCCCGACTGTGAGCCCCGTCACCACACGGCCATCGTGGTCCCCTACCGGAACAGGCTGTCGCACCTACGTGCTCTGCTCTATCATCTGCATCCCTTCCTGCAGAGGCAGCAGCTTCATTATGGCATCTATGTGGTACACCaggtctgcctctctctctctctctctctctctctctctctctctctctccctgccacTTACGATTGCCCCCCTTTCCTCACATAGTAAGGGCGTAAAATCCAAGGAAAATAATGTAGGGGTTAGGACATCTATAGAGGTCTTATAATAATGTGAGATTTTCATTGTATGTCTGCAGATGAATGCCCTTTTTTTCATTGAATAGTATTCCTCCAGAGCTAGTTAGTATGGTTGTAAATTGTAATGCTAGTATAAATTgccatcatttaaaaaaatttaataacgCGCATTATCTTGACCATTTAAATATAGTCATAGAAAAGCAATTAGCACTTTCAAACATCTGTTGAGATGGATATTCAGGTTAAGTACTTTGCTCATGGTTACCTCAGAAGATCTCTCCAAGGACCTGAACCTGCAGTTTCTGGGTTGTGAGTTAATATTGTAATGAGAAATATTACTGTCTCCAGGCAGGAAACTCGACATTTAACCGTGCAAAACTGCTGAATGTCGGGGTGCGTGAGGCCCTGCGAGATGGGGAATGGAGCTGTGTCTTTCTGCATGATGTTGACCTGCTGCCCGAGAATGACCACAACATCTACACCTGCCATGCCCAGCACCCCACGCACCTCTCTGTCGCCATGGACAAATTTGGATACAGGTCACTATTAAATCTCTGGTGCTCTAACTGCACTGCTTCAGTTCACTGTATGTTTAATCACTGCAGCAAGCTCAGACTTTACCCCCTGATGCAGGTTGCCGTATCCTCAGTATTTTGGAGGGGTGTCTGCTGTAACGCCTGACCAGTACCTCAGAATGAACGGCTTCCCAAACCAGTACTGGGGATGGGGTGGGGAGGATGATGACATTGCAGCCAGGTAAGGGGCTTGTTGCAACTTGCCAAATGTGATACAGAAAGACAGCAGATATGATTAACTTGGTGGGGGGTGAGTGAAGAAAGAGTTTCTTGGGGGAATGTAAGTAGCCTGATGGAGTAGGgtttttttgtaaataattcTTTCCATTAATCCCCATTCCCCTGTGTgttatcttatcctatcttcATACTCACCAATCTGACTTTCCCTCTGAAATTTACCAACTTTCAGAACACCTGCAAGTATAAGTGTAGAAGAATCAGATGGTCTAatccagggttattcaaatcacggtcctcgaggtccgagcactgcaggttttccagccttcctttacctgtcagtcaggtgtgaagcctctgaccaatcagaattagtaattattaaactaactacctgggagaactgaaaacaaggcctggatttggaatcgaggtccagatttgaggAACCCTGGCCTAATCCATAAAGTTGAGCTTTTTGATTGCATAGTAGATCATCATAAGCATGTATGGATGAATTAATGAACATAATATTCTGTTACTGAACTTATGTTCAGTGCTGAGAGCTGACTGCTGAAGGTACACATTACACAGCACATCCATTGACATACCGGAGTCGTGCTGGAAATGGGTAACGTAAAAGTTCAAGCCCCAAGGATTGAGTAGATCAGGGCTGCCCAGCCTGGCTCCTGGAGCCAGCTTAGCTTCAGCATAACTGGCTGTAATGCTTAGATTTTATTGAAGGGTCTGATTATCTGTATAAGGTGTGATAAATTAGGACTGCagctaagctctgcagggtggtagatctTCAGGAGCAGGATTGGGCAGCCCTGGAATGGAAGATCTAGCTGGATCAACAGAGGTGTAGCTTTAGCTCGTGTTTTTCTCAGTTGTATTTTGTGATTATTTATAGTTAACATTACAGTTATAGTTTGTTCCTTCTTATCAAACTAATTGATTGGACTGATGTAGTTTTCATTTCTACCAAGTTTATCTGCACTGATTAAAACTGCAAGTGGAGTAACTGGACAAATTGATAAAAGTTTACCCTGGTGTTCCCCTGGACTCTCAGTGTAGAAGATGCAAGGAATTAGGGGAGATGGGGTGATCATAGCTGTGTCAGGTGTTAACAGTTGTGGAGTAGCCACTCATTTGTAGTGCAGTCATCTTCCCAACACCACGAGCATGTAGCCTGGGTTCTTGTACACAGTATCTAATCAAGTATGTTTCCCTTTCTTCTCTCATTTACATAATCCAACCAACTGGTTTTGGTATGTTTTTTACTTACTGAAGAAATCCTTTGTTTtggctttttcatttttttttttatttctttaaatttGTCGTTTTCTTCGTCTCCCCtcctattttttatttttttttgctcttgttCTGTTGACACCCGTTTACAGAATACGTCTGTCGGGGATGAAGATAGTTCGACCCCCGGTGACAGTTGGACATTATAAAATGATTAAGCACAAGGGTGACAAGGGCAATGAGGAGAACCCACGCAGGTACGAGTCGCATGTTCTGAATAAGGCAAAATTCAGACAGCTTTCTGcgtgtatgacatcaccactgTTTATCAACAGGAAGTGAGCTTCAAATGGAGGCAGGTGGCACTTGTGTTAAATAATGTTGAAATTACACAGAAATAATTGTCTTTGCACAGAGACATAGTTTTGTTTGCACAGTTTTTCAGAACACATTTCTGAAGTCATGTAACTATCCCGCATGTCTTTTGAGGCATCTTCCATCCTGACATCTTCATAGGTTTTTTTGAGAGACTTTTgggtattttttctttttcagagaGTTCTTCAGCCAAGTGCAACTCTCTGAAGTATCTTAACAGGATATATTATGACTCTTCTGTATTGATAAGTCTAGAATGATGTTCGCATCTTTATGTAAATCTTTGCCATTAAAATGATCTttctccatccatctattttaaGGCTACTTATCCAGTAGAGGTGCTGTTAGCCAAAAATCTGTAAGTTCAAGTCCCTAGAGAGGCTTTGCTGCAGTACCTGCTTCAACTTGAATGTAACCTGAATAGCCTTATTTCAGAATATTTtggtttatataaatatatgaaatcCCTGTGGAAAAACTGCTAGCAGCAAAATTATCTCAAGATACCTGCTATGCTCTTGTGTCGTATTCTTTCATTCTCCCTAACACACTGTCCACCACCACTCACTCCTAACAGGTTTGATCTCTTGACTCGGACCAGGAGGAACTGGCGCTCAGATGGCCTCAGCTCACTCACCTATGAACTGCTTTCCAAAAAGCTGGAGCCACTGTACACAAACCTGTCAGTGAGCATTGGTGATGACCCGTACAAACCGTCCCAGAAGACCCAGccgacaaaacaaaacataccCACTCTAGCCAAAGCTGAAGAAATGAACGTCAAAGAGGATAGAGATGGTGCTGCAAACGGAAGTCATGGTCATCAGGCTGCGGTTAATATAACCAGTGAGGGGAAGAGGAGGCTCAAGTACAGTGTGGATGGTGCCAAGGATAAAGAACCTCTGGTTAGTCACGCAGCAGCTCGGATGACGTAGTAAGCAGGTCCTCGccaacatgttttttttcctttacctTTTTGTCAAAGGCTGCTGATACATAGTCTCCATTACTTATACTTTCATTCTGAATCAAATTTGAAAATAGTTACTTACCTTGATCCTCTTTGTGCCTTTCAGTTTTTGTGAACACAAGTTTTGACTACCAggacttttattattattattattattattattattattattattattatttctttttcctTCTATGAACATAGCAGCCATGACTTTCTTCAGTGGATGTTCTTTCTGTGGTTTACGTTTCTGTCCAGCCAACCACTGCTCatcgtattgctttttttccccttcagtTGGTCTTAACCAACTTTATGGACATCGTGCTGATAATCTCGTTTTGTTCAGCTTTACCAAAAAAATATCTGATTCACAAAAGTATTTTCATGGCAGCTTTTGCTGAGTATTTTCATGGGCATAAATTACCAAATACAGACTTCAACAAAATTCTGACATGGCAACAAAATAATACCTGTCAATAAATTAGCTGCACCGGAGCACTGCAAAACCATCTGTACCAGTTCACCCATTAGTATACCTGCCAACACTCCTATTTCTTGGGGTTTCTCTTGTATTTCAAGGCCATCTCCTGGCAcccacacattttgttgtttctCCTAGGAAACTCCCGTAATTTTCATGGCCCTTAAACTTTATTATGAATAATTGTCATATACATGGATAAATAAGTCTTGTATTAAATTTATATTATATCTAAATCCACATCTTGGCAATTCACGGCTGCTGTCTGCGCAGGCCAGCTGTCTGCGCAGGCCAGCTGAATGCTGAATGAATTAGCTAGCTAACTTAGCGGGTGTCAAAATATCAGGGCAGGATGACGCTCCACTGAAAAAACAGATGCATATGCAAATTTAAGCAGAGTTGGATGGAACAGTTTCCATTTATATCTGCAAATCACCAGGATAGTGCCCATGACAATGATGTTTTGTCATAACATAAATAGaagcaaaaatataaataaatctggttatttatttacttgCTGACTTACCCACCCCcatactgtattttgaaacctAAATGTGGCAGGTATGCATTAGATGAAAAGAAACATCAGTCTTGGGATATTATTGCCAAACCTGATGGAAGGTTTAAGTGTCAAAAGTTTTCTTACAGGAGAATATATATAATTCACGTTTCATGTACATCCTTTTGGTACTTGGGGTGTAGTTCCTTGATAGGTGTATTATGTTTGGAGTCAAATTAGAATATGTAAAACATTAATCTATCAAACTCTTAAGGAATCTCTTAAGGAATATAAAGGAATTGTTAAGCATTTCACTTTTTACTTTAGTAGATTTTATATGTGACTGAAGAAATATAGTTATTTGTACTGTAAGGGCAGTAAAATTGTGCAATTTTTAAAGCAGCCATTTACAGCTGAGATTAATGGTTGTATATCTTGAATTAACTTATTGAATAATCATATCAGTGGAATGTTCATTtcatagttttagttttttttaatgatcagTCTTAGTGCTATACCATATTTAAGGTTTCTGTTCAGGGAATGAAATGAGATTGCTGGATATTACTTGAATATGATAATACAGGCAAGATGACTTATAAATCTGGTATTACCAGGGTCAATGAATTGGTAAACTAATTTGAACACGCTAACTCACTATTTTGTAGCTGCGAGCCAGTCacagtgcccatgctgacccctctCCACTATCAAAAGCCCCTACAGTGGGCGCGCAAGTGTCGAAACTGGACTTTGAAACAATGTCATAAGGTGCAATGGTCCGACGAATCCCATTTTATGTCACGTGGATGAAGGTACATGtcaagcatctgtgggatgcgGTGGACCGACAAGTCCGATCCACAGCTACGTAGCCCCCTATACAGCAGGGCCCTATGCATTGTGTGTCATAACACATTATTCCCATGATCATCATTGAAATTATCTGTCATTTGTGCCACAGTGCCCTTGTAGGTTTGTACCACATGGGATAGCCTTTATTTACAAATCACGTCGATGAGTCCCCACAAGCCTTAATGTTTCGGACATACTCTGACCAATCATGTCAAAGTCACTCATATCTTTATTTCTGCCCATTTCTTTTGCATTTAACATTTCGACGACGAGTACTGAATGATAGCTTACTGTCCTTGATATGTACTGTTTTTACGAGATGATCAATATTATTCACTTGGCGGTGGTTGTAAGATTTTGGCTCATTGGTGTATGTGTTCACACATGGAAGCTCAATTTCCTATTGGGCAAAATGAAATCCAAATTGTTTGACTTTTGGTGCATTATTTGAAGACTATATATGGAAAAAATGTCTGATATGTCAAATTCTAATAACCAGCCAAAAGAAATGTGACCCTCAAACAGAAAATACTATCTTTTGGTTCCAGTTAGTTAagtctttgtaaaataaactcTCAATTCAACATTAGCAGCAAATGAAGTCTGCAGCAGTGATCTACTATTAGGCTGGTTACGTTACAGGTTTATATTGTGGGCAGTACAGCATGTCTGGTTTCGTCCAGCTCTCTCCTGGTCACTGGTTTTCCCCTGAGCCTGGGCTCtgtgtttatattattaaaagTTGGTTACCTTCCACTTAAGTTTGGCCGTGAGTTATTCCAATCTCTGGCACAGTCAAATGCATTGACAGAAAAATCTATACTTTAATTTCCAGTGTCCATTGTTTACTTTATGTAGACTATGTTCATCTTTGCTCTGTATAATGGCTCAACGTAACTTGCAATGCCTCAGCTTTTTGGCAAATGAAATGTGTTCGCTGTGCTCATCTTCCCAGAAGCGGAGCCTAGcaaaaacacatgaaagcaCAATACTATGCCATCAAAGGATGTGTCATGGTCTAAATGCAAGCAATATGTTGATTTGGCCATTTGTTGCAGTAAAACGTCAGTAAATTTGAAAAAGTGCAAGCTCTTGCAAACGTTGCCAAGTTTGATTGATCTTGCGTTAATTTCTGTGATCATGAAATCATGAGTCATGAAATCCTGGAGGGACTGCTCGACATTTTTGGGGGTCTGCATATCTGTATGCTTAGACAGgtaattacaaaaataaaagataagTCTATTAGAAGAATAAAATACAGTTGTAGAATTGTCTGCTCTAAGCTGAAAAAagcatattaaataaaaaagtcatAAGCCTTTATGTTATTGTATTGgtatttatgttattttaatgAATAATAGGCAATCACTGTTATGAACTTAAGGTTTTTCTAAAAACTTATCAAAATGCTGGCTGCTTTGTGGATGTGGGGATAACGGTGGTACAAGTTAAGCTGCTTTGTATGCCTTAATGTAAAAGCGATTTTGCAGAACGGATCAAAAGTCAGTTATTCACTGTGCAGAATGATGCAGGAATAGTTGGTACCTGATGCAGACACACACTGGAAAGTAAAACCAAGACACTTTAAAGTATTACTGGAAATATAATAACAAATCGGTTATGAACAATGAACACTTTTTTGACTATTTGTGTGATCTATATTTATAAAGGTGTTCTTTTTACAGAGTATAATTTTAGGGGAGAGTGAGTATGCTaaaatgctgtgtgtgtgtgtgtgtgtgtatatatatatttaatgttacTTAACCTTTATTCTAATTCTTTTCTTTTAGATTCCCATGCAAAAGAATAATGTTAGATCACCTAATTCATTATATTAGGACTGGTCATTTGTGAGTAGATTACAAGATTGCATCTATTGTGCAAAAAGTGGAAAGATTGTATAGAATTTGTAAGTTGTGTATATTTCACTGAATAAACTGACAAGTACAACTGAGCCTGTAATATGATTCTGTAAAATATCCATCCAGCCTTTATTGATAACTACTTTTTCAATGGGTCATTCCATCTTGGTTCAACAGATTTAAGAAAAACTGCCCACTTGTCCACCTCAGGTTTGCTTACAAAATTCCAGGGGAACATATACTTCCTAACAGCAAATGTCCAGAATTTCAGATCTGTACTGTCAATAGttatttcaaattttttttttcagggatGGGGTAGGGGGGCGTTTTTAGACCTTTTTCTAGAATCATGTATTGAGGAGGAGGTatggagcatgcactgattacagcgcgTTACCGGACcaaccacatgacaaaccacctcagggatgagaacctgagtgcaggcATGCAGCAGGtgatgcctcagcaccacactagttcgAAAGAAATAGCACAAGTTTTTTTCTGGTAGCTGGGGTGCCAATCCTGcaaccaacccccaagttttcCACGTAAGTTAGAGGAcatgcttgcagggctggatatAGGTTCACATTATACCCAGACAAAGCAATTGCAAGTTAAGGGCCATGCTCAAGGGCCTAACACAATAAAATCACTTCTGccattcatgggatttgaaccagcaaccttccaatcgcTGGAAATTATTATGTCATCTGTAGTTTCACACAATAAATCTTGAGACCTTGCCAAAAAAAATAAGGCATTTGAAGGAGCTTTGGAAACATGATGGCCTTATTGTGCCACTGTGACACATTTGGTCTTcaaatgcagccttagaagCATGCAAcccctgaattcagacacaTCCGAAATAAGCCTTCATGTAAAACACGAACTGTCACTTTAACCCATAAAAGTTTTGAGGGGGTCCTAGTGAATACTGGTGTTTAACTGGTTCATCATCTTCATTCGATTGCTCCTGTCTAATCCAACATGGCCACCGTACGTGGATATAAATAGTACAGTATCTCACTAGAAATGGTAGGAAAAATGCTTTTTACTTTCAGATCAAATGGATGCTGCCGATAATATAACAGACTTAGCAAACAGAAAGGCTGTCGGAAGAAAATGCAACGGTGGGAGTTTTTTTCCCAGTACGACATTAATGAGAATGTGTTGGCAAACTTCGAGTAACAGAGGAAGCTACGAAAGAGAATATCTGAGTGCGGAGTTAACCCACCCTGGGATACGTATCCCAAAAGCAGTTGGAACCATGCGACTGAATGGATGAATGGTTGCTAATAGGCGCTTTTGGGGGAACGCACCCCCTGATCCTGTGAAGCTGCTTCGCAAAGTAATTCGGAAGAAAAACTTCTTGCACCTTCGCAGGACGGGTCTGGCTACAGGACGTGCGCGCCCCGACTCTGACGTCACCTGCACGCTCTGCCACAACGGGAAATGTATCCGTGGAATCGCTTCCTGATTGCGAtatgaaattatatttttaacaatGTTAACATGTCAACACATGTGCACAATTAAAATGCTGCTAAATAGGCTGCAACCTACAGATGGAGGTCAAATAAATGATAATTGTATATCATACTATTTAATATATTGTTTCCAATAAACAGAGCGGTTCTGTATTCACATCATATCCCAGGGAAAGATTTTGGTACAGTCCTGAGAAATGTTTCATCCCCAAAAGACTATAATTACAGATTAAATGCTACAGCTTTAGAAGATGAGCAGGGGTTTGTAGAATGAGGGGCAGCAAAAGTAATAAAAAGCAACTATTATtcacaaaacacacatacacacacacacacatataccgCATACCAATCATACTATTCATGTACTGATAAAACCCCTAGTATAAATAATGATCTAAAATCACACAAAAAGAATCCGCAATTTTTACTGCTCAAATTAAGTGTTATCAGTAAATTTATACtataatatatttatactgTTAAATATATGGGGTGTTCACTGTTTAACCGATAACTGATAAGAATTGTAATCGATTAATACTATCAGTTAAACGGATAATAAAAGAATTCTAAAACGTTTGCAGTATGGTAAACGTACAGAACGAAGAGTGTAAAAGAAATGCACTTGGATACAAAGCCTATAAATTCAGGGCATGTCGACAAGTGCAGCCAGCGGGGCTGGTTTTTGTTACAGCATTTTTCATGCTATACGTTAAGAAGTGTGCATGCTACTTGTAGTTCATTTGAGTTCTACAATATTTTCCTACCCTAGAAATGGACGTAAGCTGTGCCGGACCTGCCAGTTAAGCGCGTTTGGCGGTggaaattaaatgtttagttcATTTTGTAAATCTTTTATTCATTGTTAAGTCTGGCATCACGAGTcagaatcatttaaaataaaaaattaaaataaaatagaagtTGCTACTAActacatttatttttcattggGTAATTGGTGTTAAAAAAATGAATTGTTATCCACTCGATCTGCAGAAAAACTTAAGTGCAAATGTTTTATCTTTAGCCTCCTGTTGACTGTCTGATACCGGGGTTCGTCACGGTTACGTTTCTTCGCTTCTTCGCCTTAGCTCACACCCTACAGTCAAGATTGTGACTCTTAGCTCCCGGGGAAATGGATTACAAACAACAGGTATTAAGCATTTCCACTTtcttaattcatttattttaagttatttaaacGTGTGCTGTTGGATCGATTGTAGTTAACATTACAGTCCAGGAATCGTTAATGGATTTTATTACAGGACTTAAACCGAATGTCATGTTTAGACATTTATGAGTACACTATCAGGGTTACCAACTCTCACGCAACAAATCGTACGACAAATTTATGTTATTCCATTATAActctaaaattagctacgtcaaaagcgttggggcagtttgcaaaccctgcacACTATTTACCATGTAATAAAACTGTTTCATGTTAACATATGCGCAGAcgtgtctcgaattgaaaatcacACTCCAgctagctgaccaaagttggcaacttGTCCTATATTGGTAAAAATATTTCTCTGGCCAACTGTATGATTAAAAGGAAAactatattatttataaaaaaatcaattttaattTGGATTAATTCACAAATTAATACCTATTTTTAAACTTGACTGATGTTTGAGACCACAAATAACTATAGGAATTtaagacaaaagaaaaaatgaatttttaaattcaTGGTCTGTGACAGACTGCCATCCAGACTGTACCCCTGTCTGTGTCCCATAAAGCCATCTGTATATTGCAGTTTAACAAATACGTAACTTTTACACCAACAAATGATGATATGAAAAGCTGCAAACTTGTCAGACTGGATCTAAAACCTGACTGGAAAATGTAGACAATCAAGTTGGAGTCCTGCCTGTACACATTGTGGTTTTTGTTACAGGTTAGTGAGGTTGTGTCTACCGCCCAGTTTGGAGATTTAATAGAATTTTCCTACCCCATTGGATACTCACATTGGGGTATATATGATGAAGATGGATACATTATACATTTTGCTGTAGCAGGtaataaatattacaatgtTGGAcctctgttttaaaaaatattacacaACATTGCACAATATCatgattataataaataaacatatattcTAACAAGTTATACTTTGAAGAAGTTAAATAGACATGATTTGTGTATTGTACGATTTTTCAAATGTCACCCTTTTCAGGCCCTACTCAATCTggtaaaaatgtaatatgatgCTTACTTTAGGTTTGAGATTTTAATTTACAGATCACAGAACATGAATGATTTCATATCTCCATTAACAAGCATTGTTTAGTCACTTACCGGTGACTGATACCTACTTTCAGGTCATGTTATTCACTTATGAATAGAATAGAGTCacccctgtggggaaattgtctttcaCCTATATCCC
Encoded here:
- the b4galt3 gene encoding beta-1,4-galactosyltransferase 3, giving the protein MLCLGRMFDSPCTLAMLVGFQFAFVLYFSLGGFRGLVSVLVRSSEPEFDYSRPHDVYTNLSLIGALLSGYTGPPGNPQPRRDCPLLSPLLVGPVSVRLSSPLSLDEISEKNPLVFPGGRYSPPDCEPRHHTAIVVPYRNRLSHLRALLYHLHPFLQRQQLHYGIYVVHQAGNSTFNRAKLLNVGVREALRDGEWSCVFLHDVDLLPENDHNIYTCHAQHPTHLSVAMDKFGYRLPYPQYFGGVSAVTPDQYLRMNGFPNQYWGWGGEDDDIAARIRLSGMKIVRPPVTVGHYKMIKHKGDKGNEENPRRFDLLTRTRRNWRSDGLSSLTYELLSKKLEPLYTNLSVSIGDDPYKPSQKTQPTKQNIPTLAKAEEMNVKEDRDGAANGSHGHQAAVNITSEGKRRLKYSVDGAKDKEPLVSHAAARMT